One part of the Lachnospiraceae bacterium JLR.KK002 genome encodes these proteins:
- a CDS encoding 1-acyl-sn-glycerol-3-phosphate acyltransferase, with protein sequence MIRIILVAFFLITFLILSIPVLIVEQILKKFNPYAADISSLRIVQWAFRVVLFLAGTDITVIGEEHVPKDQPVLYIPNHLSYFDIVITYSRCPGLTGYIAKDKMERYPLLSTWMKRLYCLFLDREDMREGLKMVLTGIDHIKHGISICIFPEGTRNPNPEEGMMPFKEGSLKMAEKTGCPVIPVAISNTHNIFESHMPFIRKCHVIVEYGEPILLKELDKEQRKFSGAYTRSKIEEMLKKHQDML encoded by the coding sequence ATGATACGAATAATTTTGGTGGCGTTTTTTTTGATTACTTTCCTGATTCTTTCCATTCCGGTTCTGATTGTGGAACAGATTCTGAAGAAATTCAATCCTTATGCTGCGGATATCAGCAGTCTGCGGATTGTTCAGTGGGCCTTTCGGGTGGTGCTGTTCCTGGCGGGGACGGATATTACGGTAATCGGGGAAGAACATGTGCCGAAAGATCAGCCTGTGCTTTATATCCCGAATCATCTCAGTTACTTTGATATTGTGATTACTTATTCCAGATGTCCCGGCCTGACCGGCTATATTGCCAAAGATAAAATGGAGCGCTATCCGTTGCTTTCCACCTGGATGAAACGGTTATACTGTCTGTTTCTGGACCGGGAGGATATGCGGGAAGGGCTGAAAATGGTTCTGACAGGGATTGACCATATTAAGCATGGGATTTCCATCTGTATTTTCCCGGAGGGCACGAGAAATCCCAATCCGGAAGAAGGCATGATGCCTTTTAAAGAGGGAAGTCTGAAAATGGCTGAAAAAACAGGATGTCCTGTGATTCCCGTTGCCATTTCCAATACCCATAACATCTTTGAAAGCCATATGCCTTTTATCCGGAAATGTCATGTAATTGTGGAATACGGAGAGCCCATTCTGCTCAAAGAACTGGATAAGGAGCAGCGGAAGTTCTCCGGAGCCTATACCCGTTCCAAAATTGAAGAAATGCTGAAAAAGCATCAGGATATGCTGTAG
- a CDS encoding TIGR03905 family TSCPD domain-containing protein, translating into MSYMYKTRGTCSTQIEVELDGNVVKFVKFTGGCNGNLQAIPKLVEGLTIEQVEEKIGGISCNGRPTSCGDQLAKACRAAYEAAQK; encoded by the coding sequence ATGAGTTACATGTATAAGACCAGAGGAACCTGTTCTACGCAGATTGAGGTGGAACTGGACGGGAATGTGGTAAAATTTGTGAAGTTTACCGGCGGCTGCAATGGTAATCTGCAGGCAATTCCCAAACTGGTAGAAGGTCTGACCATTGAGCAGGTGGAAGAAAAAATCGGCGGCATTTCCTGCAATGGGCGGCCAACTTCCTGCGGAGATCAGCTTGCCAAAGCATGTCGGGCTGCTTATGAAGCAGCACAGAAGTAA
- the ytvI gene encoding sporulation integral membrane protein YtvI, which translates to MKTEAKESMRSIGKVLGITLAVYAGLRWLFPLVIPFFAAFLLAKLLNPLTEKLENKLKLKRGIWASLLVGILLLLLGLAVFFFLKTLLEQLRNIMEQFPSYKQQAGVFWEECCCQIENITGIKAELIQSRVEKQLPSLINHAKTNMLPTVMNGTILYAKNLFVFLGVFFVIIISTILILKDYRNMRQALERHPVGNMALNVCRRTYEAGGAYVRSQLIIMVIITVICVAGLYFSGNEYALLAGCGIGICDAMPFLGTGTIFVPWAVIELVQGKYMLAAIYTIIYTICTLMREILEPKLLGNKLGMHPLAVIVTMYVGLEIYGLWGFALGPLSYILIKEIYLVT; encoded by the coding sequence ATGAAAACAGAAGCAAAAGAAAGTATGCGGAGCATAGGAAAAGTTCTGGGAATTACTCTGGCTGTTTACGCCGGCCTCCGCTGGCTGTTTCCGCTGGTAATTCCTTTTTTTGCTGCTTTTTTGCTGGCAAAACTCCTGAACCCGCTCACCGAAAAACTGGAGAATAAATTAAAACTGAAAAGAGGTATATGGGCTTCCCTGCTGGTAGGAATCCTGTTATTGCTCCTTGGGCTGGCAGTATTCTTTTTCCTGAAAACCCTCCTGGAGCAGCTCAGGAATATAATGGAACAGTTTCCGAGCTACAAACAACAGGCCGGCGTGTTCTGGGAGGAATGCTGCTGCCAGATTGAAAACATTACCGGTATCAAAGCCGAACTGATTCAAAGCAGGGTGGAAAAGCAGCTTCCGTCACTCATAAACCATGCAAAAACAAACATGCTTCCCACGGTAATGAACGGAACCATTTTGTATGCCAAAAACCTGTTTGTGTTCCTGGGCGTCTTTTTTGTAATCATCATCAGTACTATTCTGATACTGAAAGACTACAGGAATATGCGCCAGGCACTGGAGCGTCATCCTGTAGGAAACATGGCTCTGAACGTCTGCCGCAGGACTTACGAAGCCGGAGGAGCCTATGTCAGATCTCAGCTCATCATCATGGTAATCATCACGGTCATATGTGTGGCGGGACTGTACTTTTCCGGAAATGAATATGCACTGCTGGCGGGATGCGGTATCGGTATCTGCGACGCCATGCCCTTTCTGGGAACCGGAACCATTTTTGTACCCTGGGCTGTCATTGAACTGGTGCAGGGAAAATACATGCTGGCAGCCATTTATACCATTATTTACACCATATGTACCCTCATGCGCGAAATTCTGGAGCCAAAACTTCTGGGTAATAAACTGGGTATGCATCCCCTGGCAGTAATCGTAACCATGTATGTGGGCCTGGAGATTTACGGACTGTGGGGATTTGCTCTCGGCCCCCTTTCCTACATTTTAATAAAGGAAATCTATCTGGTGACTTGA
- the proS gene encoding proline--tRNA ligase gives MAKDKKLVEAITSMDVDFAQWYTDVVKKAELIEYSSVKGCMVIKPAGYAIWENIQKELDRRFKETGVENVYMPMFIPESLLQKEKDHVEGFAPEVAWVTHGGLNPLQERMCVRPTSETLFCDFYANDIQSYRDLPKCYNQWCSVVRWEKETRPFLRSREFLWQEGHTAHATAEEAEERTLQMLHLYADFCEEVLAMPVIRGRKTDKEKFAGAEATYTIEALMHDGKALQSGTSHNFGDGFARAFNIQYTDRDNKLQYVHQTSWGMTTRLIGAIIMVHGDDSGLVLPPEIAPVQVMVIPIQQHKEGVLDKAAELKDTLKQAGIRVKMDDSDKSPGWKFSEQEMRGIPIRVELGPKDIEAGKCVLVRRDTREKIECALEDTAATAKELLKTIQKDMFERAKNHQQSHISDVTSYDAFKDAVEQKPGFIRAMWCGNAECENKIKEDTTATSRCMPLEEQKAVSDVCVCCGKPAHKLVYWGKAY, from the coding sequence ATGGCAAAGGACAAAAAATTAGTGGAAGCCATCACATCCATGGATGTGGATTTTGCACAATGGTATACGGATGTGGTCAAAAAAGCAGAACTGATTGAGTATTCCAGCGTAAAGGGCTGCATGGTAATCAAACCTGCCGGTTATGCCATCTGGGAAAACATCCAGAAAGAACTGGACCGGAGATTTAAAGAAACAGGGGTGGAAAACGTATATATGCCCATGTTTATTCCGGAAAGCCTGCTGCAGAAAGAAAAGGACCACGTGGAAGGATTTGCACCCGAAGTAGCCTGGGTAACCCACGGAGGCCTGAATCCGTTACAGGAAAGAATGTGTGTCAGACCCACCTCAGAGACACTGTTCTGCGACTTCTATGCAAATGACATCCAGTCTTACCGCGATTTGCCCAAATGCTACAATCAGTGGTGCTCTGTTGTCCGCTGGGAAAAAGAGACCAGACCTTTCCTGCGCTCCAGAGAATTCCTCTGGCAGGAAGGCCATACAGCCCATGCCACAGCAGAAGAAGCCGAAGAACGAACCCTTCAGATGCTGCACCTTTACGCTGATTTCTGTGAAGAAGTACTGGCAATGCCGGTAATCCGCGGGCGGAAAACAGACAAAGAAAAATTTGCCGGCGCAGAAGCAACCTACACCATTGAAGCGTTAATGCACGATGGAAAGGCTCTTCAGTCCGGCACCAGCCACAACTTCGGAGACGGATTCGCCAGAGCATTCAACATTCAGTACACGGACAGAGACAACAAACTGCAATATGTACACCAGACTTCCTGGGGCATGACTACCCGCCTGATTGGCGCAATTATCATGGTACACGGAGATGATTCCGGCCTGGTGCTCCCACCGGAAATCGCACCGGTTCAGGTTATGGTGATTCCCATTCAGCAGCATAAGGAAGGGGTTCTTGACAAGGCTGCCGAATTAAAAGACACATTGAAGCAGGCAGGCATTCGTGTGAAAATGGACGACAGCGACAAGAGTCCCGGCTGGAAATTCTCTGAACAGGAAATGCGCGGAATCCCCATTCGCGTGGAACTGGGCCCCAAAGATATCGAAGCCGGAAAATGCGTACTGGTACGCAGGGACACCAGAGAAAAAATCGAATGTGCACTGGAAGATACGGCCGCAACTGCAAAAGAACTTCTGAAAACCATTCAGAAAGATATGTTTGAACGGGCTAAGAATCATCAGCAGTCCCATATTTCAGATGTAACATCCTATGACGCCTTCAAAGACGCTGTGGAACAGAAACCCGGATTTATACGTGCCATGTGGTGCGGCAATGCGGAATGTGAAAATAAAATAAAAGAAGACACAACAGCAACTTCCCGCTGTATGCCCCTGGAAGAACAGAAGGCCGTTTCCGACGTATGCGTCTGCTGCGGAAAACCGGCTCATAAACTGGTTTACTGGGGAAAAGCATATTAG
- the murF gene encoding UDP-N-acetylmuramoyl-tripeptide--D-alanyl-D-alanine ligase, with protein sequence MKHLTLARIAESCNGIYMGPESEKDTVIRGVVTDSRQVEAGFLFIPIKGARVDGHDFIPDVLEQGAAAVLSEKRLENCKKPYILMGSGEQALKDIAKFHRSNLNIPIIGVTGSVGKTSTKEMIASVLSEKYSVLKTAGNYNNEIGLPLTLLRIQEEHQAAVVEMGISDFGEMHRLAEIARPNLCVITNIGICHLENLKTRDGILKAKSEIFDFLKPEGTIILNGEDDKLSTLKEIRGVRPVFYGFGENQTVQQDIYADNIRNLGLKGVETVIHTPCGTMDVHIPIPGQHNIFNAMAATAAGLALHMSLEEIRAGIEAVETIGGRSNLIETGGLIIIDDCYNANPVSMRASLDVLSNGLARTVAVLGDMGELGENEKQLHYEVGAYAAEKQIDTIFCAGPLSSETARGACDTNDWCEVFHFDSRDEMQSHLLEYLQEGDTVLVKASHFMDYPKVVEALRAHFK encoded by the coding sequence ATGAAACATTTGACGTTAGCGCGTATTGCAGAATCATGTAACGGCATTTATATGGGCCCGGAATCAGAAAAAGATACGGTAATCCGGGGTGTGGTTACAGACAGCCGGCAGGTGGAAGCAGGATTTCTTTTTATCCCCATCAAAGGCGCACGGGTGGACGGCCACGATTTCATTCCGGATGTGCTGGAACAGGGCGCTGCCGCTGTTCTCTCGGAAAAAAGGCTCGAAAATTGTAAGAAACCCTACATATTAATGGGGTCAGGGGAACAGGCGCTGAAAGACATTGCAAAATTTCACCGCAGCAATCTTAACATTCCCATTATCGGTGTCACCGGAAGCGTAGGAAAAACCAGCACCAAAGAAATGATTGCCTCTGTGCTCTCAGAAAAATACAGCGTACTGAAAACAGCCGGAAATTATAACAATGAAATCGGCCTGCCCCTCACACTGCTGCGCATTCAGGAAGAACATCAGGCAGCCGTTGTGGAAATGGGAATTTCCGATTTCGGCGAAATGCACCGGCTGGCAGAAATAGCCCGCCCAAATCTCTGCGTTATCACAAACATCGGTATCTGCCATCTGGAAAACCTCAAAACCAGAGACGGTATTCTGAAAGCCAAAAGTGAAATATTTGATTTTCTGAAACCGGAAGGAACTATTATACTGAACGGAGAAGACGACAAACTGTCCACCCTGAAAGAAATCAGAGGCGTTCGTCCTGTCTTTTATGGATTTGGGGAAAATCAGACCGTACAGCAGGATATTTACGCAGACAATATCAGAAACCTGGGATTAAAAGGAGTGGAAACGGTCATTCACACACCCTGCGGCACCATGGATGTACACATTCCCATTCCGGGACAGCACAATATATTCAATGCCATGGCAGCCACGGCCGCCGGACTGGCCCTTCATATGAGCCTGGAAGAAATCAGGGCAGGAATCGAAGCTGTGGAAACCATTGGGGGCCGCTCAAACCTGATTGAGACAGGCGGCCTTATCATCATAGACGACTGTTATAATGCCAATCCCGTGTCCATGAGAGCTTCTCTGGATGTGCTGAGCAACGGACTTGCCAGAACCGTAGCCGTATTGGGTGATATGGGTGAACTGGGTGAAAATGAGAAACAGCTTCATTATGAAGTGGGGGCTTACGCCGCAGAAAAACAGATTGACACCATCTTCTGCGCCGGCCCTCTTTCCAGTGAAACTGCCAGAGGCGCCTGCGATACCAACGACTGGTGCGAAGTCTTCCACTTTGATTCCAGAGATGAAATGCAGTCTCATCTTCTGGAATACCTGCAGGAAGGAGATACCGTTCTTGTAAAAGCCTCCCACTTTATGGATTATCCCAAAGTTGTGGAAGCCCTTCGGGCACATTTCAAATAA
- a CDS encoding RluA family pseudouridine synthase, with protein sequence MTDIIYEDQDIIVCHKMPGIPVQTARTSQSDMVSMLRNYFADKKESSDVFIIRRLDQPVEGIMVFARNRQAAAILSRQVQEKTVKKEYLALAEGIFSESSGILEDWLLRDGKTNTSQVVSKNTKGAKSARLFYEVQRVFHETPYSKGPVSLLNIRLDTGRHHQIRVQMAHAGHPLLGDKKYNKNCPPGYLPVGLCSIRTSFQHPSTGAPVEFCVQPMGKLFAELM encoded by the coding sequence ATGACAGACATCATATACGAAGACCAGGACATTATTGTCTGCCATAAAATGCCGGGAATCCCCGTACAGACTGCCAGAACCAGCCAGTCCGATATGGTGAGTATGCTGCGGAATTATTTTGCAGACAAAAAGGAATCCTCAGACGTGTTCATTATCCGGCGTCTGGATCAGCCTGTGGAAGGGATTATGGTATTTGCCAGAAACCGGCAGGCCGCAGCCATACTGAGCCGGCAGGTACAGGAAAAAACAGTAAAAAAGGAATACCTGGCACTGGCAGAAGGCATCTTTTCAGAGTCTTCCGGTATTTTGGAGGACTGGCTTTTACGAGATGGAAAAACCAACACATCCCAGGTAGTTTCCAAAAACACCAAAGGCGCTAAATCAGCCAGACTTTTTTATGAAGTACAGCGTGTATTTCATGAAACGCCTTATTCCAAAGGACCGGTCAGTCTGCTGAATATCCGTCTGGACACCGGACGCCATCATCAGATTCGCGTGCAGATGGCTCACGCAGGCCATCCCCTTCTGGGCGACAAAAAATACAACAAAAACTGTCCGCCAGGTTATCTTCCGGTGGGACTTTGCTCCATCCGGACGTCATTTCAGCATCCCTCCACGGGAGCACCTGTGGAATTCTGCGTTCAGCCCATGGGAAAACTGTTTGCAGAACTCATGTAA
- a CDS encoding response regulator transcription factor, with amino-acid sequence MSKVLIIEDEVAIADLEKDYLELSGFHVEIENNGNQGLARALSEEFDMFILDLMLPGVDGFEICKKIRENKNTPILMVSAKKDDIDKIRGLGLGADDYITKPFSPSELVARVKAHLSRYERLINSSIQENDVIEIRGLKIDKTARRVWVNDEEKQFTTKEFDLLTFLAQNPNHVFSKEELFSQIWDLESVGDIATVTVHIKKIREKIEFSTTKPQYIETIWGVGYRFKV; translated from the coding sequence TTGAGCAAAGTATTGATTATTGAGGATGAAGTGGCAATCGCCGATCTGGAAAAAGATTATCTGGAGCTGAGCGGCTTCCATGTGGAAATTGAAAATAACGGCAATCAGGGCCTCGCACGGGCGTTAAGCGAAGAATTTGACATGTTCATTCTGGACTTAATGCTGCCGGGGGTAGACGGATTTGAAATCTGCAAAAAAATCCGGGAAAATAAAAATACCCCTATTTTAATGGTATCCGCCAAAAAAGACGACATTGATAAAATCCGCGGCCTGGGACTGGGCGCAGACGACTACATTACCAAGCCCTTTTCCCCCAGCGAACTGGTGGCCAGGGTAAAAGCTCACCTCTCCCGCTACGAACGCCTGATCAACAGCAGCATTCAGGAAAATGACGTCATCGAAATCCGCGGCCTGAAAATTGACAAAACAGCGCGCCGGGTATGGGTTAATGATGAAGAAAAACAGTTTACCACCAAGGAATTTGACCTGCTCACATTCCTTGCTCAGAACCCCAACCACGTATTCTCCAAAGAAGAACTGTTCAGCCAGATCTGGGATCTGGAATCGGTGGGAGATATTGCAACCGTCACCGTACACATTAAGAAAATACGGGAGAAAATCGAATTCAGCACCACCAAGCCCCAGTACATCGAAACCATATGGGGCGTAGGCTATCGGTTTAAGGTATAA
- a CDS encoding UDP-N-acetylglucosamine 1-carboxyvinyltransferase, which produces MEQYVIKGGNPLVGEVEISGAKNAALAILAAAIMTDETVTIDNLPDVRDINALLQAMGDIGAKIDRTDAHTVKINGSFVKDIPVDYDSMKKIRASYYLLGSMLGKYKRAEVTLPGGCNIGSRPMDLHIKGFRALGAHVEIRNGAVAAEADRLIGSHIYLDKVSVGATINIMMAAVMAEGKTTIENAAKEPHVVDVANFLNSMGANIRGAGTDVIRIVGVEKLHKTEYSVIPDQIEAGTFMFAAAATKGDVTVKNVIPKHLEATTAKLLEAGCEVEEFDDAVRVVASKPLRHTQVTTLPYPGFPTDMQPQMSVVLGIAQGTSTVTEGIFENRFKYVDELTRMGADIKVESNIAIINGVKGYTGARVSAPDLRAGAALVIAGLSAEGITIVDDIHYIQRGYESFETKLEGLGAQIEKVSTEKEIQKFQFKVS; this is translated from the coding sequence ATGGAACAGTATGTGATTAAAGGAGGTAATCCGTTAGTCGGCGAAGTGGAAATCAGCGGAGCCAAAAATGCGGCCCTTGCAATTCTGGCAGCAGCCATCATGACGGATGAGACCGTAACGATAGATAATTTACCCGATGTAAGGGATATTAATGCTCTGCTTCAGGCAATGGGAGACATTGGAGCAAAAATAGACAGAACAGACGCACACACCGTTAAAATAAATGGTTCTTTTGTAAAAGATATTCCGGTAGACTATGATTCTATGAAAAAAATCAGAGCCTCCTACTATTTGCTGGGCTCAATGCTGGGCAAATACAAGCGTGCGGAGGTGACCCTGCCTGGCGGCTGCAATATCGGAAGCCGGCCCATGGATTTGCATATTAAGGGATTCCGCGCCCTGGGAGCCCATGTGGAAATCCGCAACGGCGCAGTTGCGGCAGAAGCAGATCGTTTAATCGGAAGCCACATTTATTTAGACAAGGTATCTGTGGGCGCCACCATTAATATTATGATGGCGGCGGTTATGGCAGAAGGAAAAACTACCATTGAAAATGCAGCCAAAGAGCCTCATGTGGTGGATGTGGCCAATTTCCTGAACAGCATGGGGGCAAATATCCGCGGTGCGGGCACCGATGTTATCCGTATTGTGGGAGTGGAGAAACTCCATAAGACAGAATACTCCGTCATTCCGGACCAGATTGAAGCAGGTACCTTTATGTTCGCGGCGGCAGCCACCAAAGGAGACGTTACGGTCAAGAATGTGATTCCCAAACACCTGGAAGCCACCACAGCCAAATTGCTGGAGGCAGGCTGTGAAGTGGAAGAATTTGACGATGCTGTCCGCGTGGTAGCCTCAAAGCCTCTGCGGCATACACAGGTTACTACTCTGCCCTATCCGGGATTTCCTACGGATATGCAGCCCCAGATGTCCGTGGTACTGGGAATTGCCCAGGGAACCAGCACTGTAACAGAAGGTATCTTTGAAAATCGCTTCAAATACGTGGATGAGCTGACCCGTATGGGCGCAGATATTAAAGTAGAAAGCAATATTGCCATTATCAACGGGGTGAAAGGCTATACCGGAGCCAGAGTCAGCGCACCGGATTTAAGGGCCGGAGCTGCTCTTGTCATTGCAGGCCTTTCCGCTGAAGGCATTACCATCGTTGACGATATCCACTATATCCAGCGGGGTTATGAATCTTTTGAGACCAAGCTGGAAGGCCTCGGAGCCCAGATTGAGAAGGTCAGCACCGAGAAAGAGATTCAGAAGTTCCAGTTTAAGGTAAGCTGA
- a CDS encoding D-alanine--D-alanine ligase, with protein sequence MNIVVLAGGLSTERDVSFVTGKNVADALRRNDHRVILLDVFMGYGDEPENLTDIFDRSEEISATVTGISAETPDLEAVKKSRKDQSSSFFGPNVIELCRMADIVFMALHGENGEDGRIQAAFDLYGIKYTGTGYLSSALAMDKELSKRLFLTNHIPTPAGISMNRDNCLRDFRQTGLKLPCVVKPCCGGSSIGVSIVRTEEDYRKALEAAFRWEEKIIIEDYIKGREFSVGIIDFKALPVIEIAPLEGFYDYKNKYAAGSTVETCPAELPPHITASMQDYAEQVARVLNLETYARMDFLLDEQEHIYCLEANTLPGMTSVSLLPQEAQAAGMDFDALCEKIIQISMEKYQ encoded by the coding sequence ATGAATATTGTAGTATTGGCAGGAGGTTTGAGCACCGAGCGGGACGTATCCTTTGTAACAGGGAAAAATGTAGCGGACGCCTTAAGGCGGAACGACCACAGAGTTATTTTACTGGACGTCTTTATGGGATACGGAGACGAACCCGAAAATTTGACAGACATTTTTGACCGCTCCGAAGAAATCAGCGCCACCGTTACGGGCATATCTGCAGAAACGCCGGATCTCGAAGCGGTGAAAAAGAGCAGGAAAGACCAGAGCAGCAGCTTTTTCGGCCCCAATGTCATTGAGCTGTGCCGAATGGCAGATATTGTGTTTATGGCTCTCCACGGAGAAAACGGAGAAGACGGCAGAATTCAGGCGGCTTTTGATTTATATGGCATCAAATACACCGGCACCGGATATTTAAGCAGCGCACTGGCCATGGATAAAGAACTGTCCAAGCGCCTGTTCCTCACCAACCATATTCCCACACCTGCAGGAATTTCCATGAACAGGGACAACTGTCTCCGGGATTTCAGACAGACCGGGCTGAAACTGCCCTGTGTGGTAAAACCCTGCTGTGGCGGCTCCAGTATCGGCGTGTCCATTGTCCGCACAGAAGAAGATTACCGGAAAGCGCTGGAAGCAGCATTCCGCTGGGAAGAAAAAATTATTATTGAGGACTATATAAAAGGACGGGAATTTTCCGTCGGAATTATAGATTTTAAAGCATTGCCGGTCATTGAAATTGCTCCGCTGGAAGGTTTTTACGATTATAAAAACAAGTACGCAGCCGGAAGCACAGTGGAGACCTGCCCTGCAGAACTGCCTCCGCATATTACAGCCTCCATGCAGGACTATGCAGAACAGGTGGCCAGAGTTCTGAATCTGGAAACTTACGCCCGTATGGACTTTCTGCTGGATGAACAGGAACATATTTACTGTCTTGAGGCAAATACCCTTCCCGGCATGACATCAGTAAGCCTGCTTCCCCAGGAAGCCCAGGCAGCGGGTATGGATTTTGACGCACTCTGCGAGAAGATTATTCAGATTTCCATGGAAAAATATCAATAA
- a CDS encoding HAMP domain-containing sensor histidine kinase has product MKLRTRLIISFCIIIFVPVLLAVATIWGFGQYQMKAVRQIYNIDGNAYDYFVNSFKVLSHFTKSTYEDLQKVAKNQPEQLEDPAWLEKVNRQLSDKYSYLLVRKGKELIFNGNTGSEIILEEDLPEYDSDTIQSAASGFYMEGEEQALIKQIDFNFQDGGNGSVFIVTSMERILPEIKGVLLDLMISVLLILIFTAGMLTVWIYQGIINPIRRLEIAAQNIKAGNLDFTVDAEGKDEIGELCRNFEEMRLRLKESAEEKVAGEKENKVLISNISHDLKTPITAIKGYVEGIMDGVADTPEKHDKYIRTIYNKANEMDMLINELTLYSRIDTNRIPYNFNRINVADYFEDCVEEVGLDLEAKNIKLTYINYADKDVLIIADPEQLRRVINNIIGNSVKYLDKSQGFINMRIRDVGDFIQVEIEDNGKGIAARDLPYIFDRFYRTDASRNSATGGSGIGLSIVKKIIEDHGGKIWANSKEDTGTIMYFVIRKYQEVIN; this is encoded by the coding sequence ATGAAATTAAGGACCAGATTAATCATTTCATTCTGTATTATTATATTTGTGCCGGTGCTTCTGGCAGTGGCAACCATATGGGGATTCGGCCAGTACCAGATGAAAGCGGTACGCCAGATTTACAATATAGACGGCAATGCCTATGACTATTTTGTAAATTCCTTTAAAGTGCTCAGCCACTTTACCAAATCAACGTATGAAGACCTCCAGAAGGTGGCAAAAAACCAGCCGGAACAGCTGGAAGACCCCGCCTGGCTGGAAAAGGTCAACCGACAGCTCTCAGATAAATACTCCTATCTCCTGGTCCGTAAAGGGAAAGAACTGATTTTCAACGGAAATACCGGTTCTGAAATCATACTGGAAGAAGATCTGCCGGAATATGACAGCGATACCATACAAAGCGCAGCTTCCGGATTCTATATGGAAGGGGAAGAACAGGCCCTCATCAAACAGATTGATTTTAACTTTCAGGACGGAGGCAACGGAAGCGTCTTTATCGTCACATCCATGGAGCGGATTCTGCCGGAAATCAAAGGCGTTCTGCTGGATTTGATGATTTCAGTGCTTCTGATTCTGATTTTCACCGCAGGAATGCTGACAGTCTGGATTTATCAGGGAATTATCAATCCCATTCGCAGGCTGGAAATAGCTGCTCAGAATATCAAAGCCGGCAACCTGGATTTCACCGTCGATGCCGAAGGAAAGGACGAAATCGGAGAACTCTGCCGAAACTTTGAGGAAATGCGGCTTCGTCTGAAGGAGTCAGCAGAAGAAAAAGTAGCCGGAGAAAAAGAAAACAAAGTCTTAATCAGTAATATTTCCCACGATTTGAAAACCCCCATCACAGCCATCAAAGGATATGTGGAGGGCATTATGGACGGAGTAGCGGACACGCCGGAAAAGCATGACAAATACATCCGTACTATTTACAATAAAGCAAATGAAATGGACATGCTGATTAACGAGCTGACACTGTATTCCAGAATTGATACCAACCGAATCCCTTATAATTTTAACCGAATCAATGTGGCAGATTACTTTGAAGACTGTGTGGAAGAAGTAGGTCTGGATTTAGAGGCCAAAAATATCAAGCTCACCTATATCAACTATGCAGACAAAGACGTGCTGATTATTGCAGACCCGGAACAGCTCCGGCGTGTCATTAACAATATTATCGGCAATTCCGTCAAATACCTGGACAAATCTCAGGGCTTTATCAATATGCGCATCCGGGATGTGGGGGATTTTATTCAGGTTGAGATTGAAGATAACGGTAAAGGAATCGCCGCCAGAGATCTGCCCTACATTTTCGACCGCTTTTACCGCACGGACGCTTCCAGGAATTCAGCCACCGGAGGCAGCGGTATCGGCCTGTCCATCGTAAAGAAAATTATTGAGGACCACGGCGGAAAAATCTGGGCGAACAGCAAAGAAGATACGGGAACCATTATGTATTTTGTAATCCGGAAATACCAGGAGGTAATAAATTGA
- a CDS encoding protease complex subunit PrcB family protein: protein MKKIYRSLFIRGLLLLLLTSLPVLPGCGLEETDTEKLKDLSYEILEEKDIPEEFLSVIEEKKESIFKLTYTDKEYLYIAAGYGVQETGGYSISVNDCYLTRNAIYFDTTLIGPSKGEKINQVKSYPYIVIQTKYLEKSVVFE, encoded by the coding sequence ATGAAAAAAATCTATCGGAGCCTGTTCATCCGGGGACTACTTCTCCTGCTGCTGACCAGCCTGCCTGTTCTGCCCGGCTGCGGACTGGAAGAAACAGACACGGAAAAGCTGAAGGACCTGTCCTACGAAATACTGGAAGAAAAAGACATTCCGGAGGAATTTCTGTCAGTCATTGAAGAAAAAAAAGAAAGCATATTCAAGCTGACCTACACGGATAAAGAATATCTGTACATTGCCGCAGGATACGGAGTACAGGAAACCGGCGGTTACAGCATCTCTGTCAATGACTGCTATCTGACCAGAAATGCCATTTACTTTGACACCACTTTAATCGGTCCTTCCAAAGGAGAAAAAATCAATCAGGTAAAATCTTATCCCTATATTGTAATTCAGACAAAATATCTGGAAAAAAGCGTGGTATTCGAGTGA